Proteins found in one Hevea brasiliensis isolate MT/VB/25A 57/8 chromosome 18, ASM3005281v1, whole genome shotgun sequence genomic segment:
- the LOC131175823 gene encoding uncharacterized protein LOC131175823, whose translation MTLEMGSQKKKGPRTNIVKSSFIPPGALRRARGHGHQSRSFLPMTSTQSQTASIARCSLEPHNDISLFQDVDHREEDGGVQEQIPEQVHEDFDTAECNTTRQHQSNNNPAQEETQEGISTIQKKRKTRGMNKGKKIAALKNGEKLDVVFYNNRVVGENHAEWSRHLGKIVRDPNICPIRVHSWKQIGEDAKDHMWDSVKGI comes from the exons ATGACGCTAGAAATGGGGTCACAAAAAAAGAAAGGACCTAGGACAAATATAGTGAAGAGTTCATTTATACCACCGGGTGCATTAAGAAGGGCAAGGGGACATGGACATCAATCAAGATCATTTTTACCTATGACATCCACACAAAGTCAAACTGCATCAATTGCACGTTGTTCGTTAGAGCCACATAATGACATCTCTCTTTTTCAAGATGTTGATCATAGGGAAGAAGATGGTGGAGTACAGGAACAAATACCTGAACAAGTGCATGAAG ATTTTGATACTGCAGAATGTAATACAACAAGGCAACATCAAAGTAATAATAATCCAGCTCAGGAAGAAACACAAGAAG GTATTTCCACTATacaaaagaagagaaaaacaagAGGAATGAACAAGGGTAAAAAGATTGCAGCACTTAAGAATGGAGAGAAACTGGATGTGGTTTTTTATAATAATCGAGTTGTTGGAGAAAATCATGCAGAATGGTCAAGACATTTGGGCAAAATAGTGCGTGACCCAAATATTTGTCCAATAAGAGTGCACTCATGGAAGCAAATTGGAGAAGATGCAAAAGATCATATGTGGGATTCAGTCAAG GGGATTTGA
- the LOC131176042 gene encoding uncharacterized protein LOC131176042, which translates to MLKNVPQGMHQEDWEWLVKNHFCTKKFKETSVRNSENRKNLTMLHRTGSKPYRQIIYDLGGKDGNPPDIGTIFFETHKKGANLVDSNVQEKYDQIRDVIQSNPSLSHMEVVEQCFETRHRDQVIGYGGGIKAKEVKKSHSNVGLQEENRLLKDRLSEVETRMKYLEDLLLSQYSNAPSRTSLSTDQST; encoded by the exons ATGTTGAAAAATGTTCCTCAAGGGATGCATCAAGAAGATTGGGAGTGGTTAGTTAAGAACCATTTTTGCACCAAAAAATTTAAG GAAACAAGTGTTCGAAACTCTGAAAATAGGAAAAATTTAACTATGCTTCATCGTACTGGTAGCAAACCTTACAGACAAATTATCTATGATTTG GGAGGCAAGGATGGCAATCCACCAGACATTGGAACTATATTCTTTGAAACTCATAAGAAGGGTGCAAATTTGGTTGACTCTAATGTTCAAGAGAAATAT GATCAAATACGTGATGTCATCCAATCCAACCCTTCTTTGTCTCATATGGAGGTTGTAGAACAATGTTTTGAAACACGACATCGTGATCAAGTTATTGGTTATGGGGGTGGAATAAAGGCAAAAGAAGTTAAGAAATCTCATTCCAACGTTGGCCTTCAAGAGGAGAATCGATTGCTTAAGGATCGTTTGTCTGAAGTAGAAACTAGGATGAAATACCTGGAGGACTTATTATTGAGCCAATACTCTAATGCTCCATCTAGAACTTCTCTATCTACAGATCAATCTACTTGA